One Zeugodacus cucurbitae isolate PBARC_wt_2022May chromosome 3, idZeuCucr1.2, whole genome shotgun sequence genomic region harbors:
- the LOC105212081 gene encoding cytochrome c oxidase subunit 5B, mitochondrial: MASVCGRMALRAATRQNLQYTPARFCKMMNDPMEHATGLEKRELLAKAAGNDNPFDMKVFKRGAGTKESPNLIPSAFDARIVGCICEEDQTYVQWMWLQKGTPKRCECGHWFKLVEKAPV, encoded by the exons atgGCTTCGGTTTGTGGGCGTATGGCTTTGCGTGCGGCGACACGTCAAAATTTGCAATACACTCCAGCGCGTTTCTGCAAAA TGATGAACGACCCCATGGAGCACGCTACCGGTTTGGAAAAGCGTGAACTTTTGGCCAAGGCCGCTGGTAACGATAATCCCTTCGACATGAAAGTGTTCAAACGTGGCGCTGGCACCAAAGAAAGCCCCAATCTGATACCATCAGCATTCGATGCCCGTATTGTGGGTTGCATCT GCGAAGAAGATCAAACCTATGTACAATGGATGTGGCTGCAAAAGGGCACACCAAAACGTTGCGAATGCGGCCATTGGTTCAAATTGGTTGAGAAGGCTCCTgtttaa
- the Trmt6_1 gene encoding cytochrome c oxidase subunit 5B, mitochondrial, whose product MASIANNCSLALRKTAFKTLLNSIRGISSTKICLAEMADPMDHATGIEKRELEQWKSGNKDPWLLDTVLKRGPGTKEQPTMIPSAFDGRIVGCSCKGNRFVNWMWLEKGAPKRCECGFYFQLKEVKPV is encoded by the exons ATGGCCTCAATAGCAAACAACTGTTCACTTGCACTGCGGAAAACTGCTTTTAAAACTCTGCTCAATTCAATACGAGGCATCTCAAgtacaaaaatttgtttggcCG AAATGGCCGATCCTATGGATCATGCCACTGGCATAGAGAAACGTGAATTGGAACAATGGAAGTCTGGTAATAAGGATCCTTGGTTGCTCGATACGGTCTTGAAACGCGGTCCAGGCACCAAGGAGCAGCCAACAATGATACCATCCGCATTCGATGGACGTATTGTGGGCTGTTCCT GTAAGGGCAATCGCTTTGTCAACTGGATGTGGCTTGAGAAAGGTGCACCAAAACGTTGTGAGTGTGGCTTCTATTTCCAATTGAAGGAAGTTAAGCCGGTTTAA
- the LOC105212083 gene encoding tRNA (adenine(58)-N(1))-methyltransferase non-catalytic subunit TRM6: protein MTKTELNEMPKIQLGDYIVIQRQKYTKLQKFGNLDTTSMLGKEQLELRGLLDQPYSATFKMCPKESTPSKQRGQRNMRLHTLELCNELEMRDIRDRLGISASGADNRDIIDDGDSQALRPQDIEELREQHSESTKIIEKIVENSKTFHAKTEYSQEKYLRKKEKKYFEFVQIHRPTLRLITEIFYRQDADKVMGMRLDTLSQLISYSGVSAFGNYLMYESGTNGLLPASFLNSMGAGTEATLVHMHPGNVPQKQAMLALNLPYEQLQRCISVNLYSVLREYYQGEVTELAAAPDTPIEEIEPSSKKQKLNDGDAAPTSTSNSGESNGESNESPAVSPSNTSVQAQKWQVENRRACELMRAKFDGLVIVAKEHPSNIVQALLPFVKSSRPIVVYSQSKELLMDLHVELKTSSNATNLHLTSNWLRYYQILPNRTHPEVNMNGNSGYLLTGYTIG, encoded by the exons ATGACGAAAACTGAGCTCAACGAAATGCCCAAAATTCAGCTGGGCGATTACATAGTAATTCAACGGCAAAAGTATACAAAATTGCAGAAATTCGGCAATTTGGATACCACATCCATGCTGGGTAAGGAGCAATTGGAATTACGCGGGCTTTTGGATCAACCGTACAGTGCCACCTTCAAAATGTGTCCAAAAGAGAGCACACCTTCCAAGCAGCGTGGCCAACGTAATATGCGTCTACATACGTTAGAGCTATGTAATGAATTGGAAATGCGTGACATACGTGATCGTTTGGGTATTTCAGCAAGTGGCGCCGATAATCGCGACATAATTGACGATGGTGATTCGCAAGCTTTGCGCCCACAGGATATCGAAGAACTGCGTGAACAACATAGTGAATCGACaaaaattattgagaaaattGTTGAGAATTCTAAAACATTTCACGCCAAGACAGAGTACTCGCAAGAAAAGTATTTGCGTAAAAAGgagaagaaatattttgaatttgtacAAATACATCGACCCACGCTGCGCTTAATTACGGAGATTTTCTATCGACAAGATGCTGACAAAGTGATGGGCATGCGTTTGGACACACTCTCTCAACTTATCTCCTACTCTGGTGTGAGTGCGTTTGGCAACTATTTGATGTACGAAAGTGGCACAAATGGTTTGCTACCCGCTAGTTTTCTGAATTCAATGGGTGCTGGTACCGAGGCAACATTGGTACACATGCACCCCGGCAATGTGCCACAAAAGCAGGCAATGTTAGCGCTAAATTTGCCATATGAGCAATTGCAACGTTGCATCTCGGTCAATTTGTATTCCGTATTGCGTGAGTACTATCAAGGTGAAGTAACAGAACTTGCAGCAGCACCAGATACACCAATAGAAGAGATAGAGCCCAGCAGTAAAAAACAGAAATTGAACGATGGTGATGCGG CACCCACGTCTACATCTAATAGCGGTGAAAGTAATGGCGAAAGCAACGAATCGCCAGCGGTGTCACCATCCAATACTTCTGTGCAAGCACAGAAATGGCAAGTGGAGAACCGTCGTGCCTGTGAACTTATGCGTGCGAAATTCGATGGACTTGTGATTGTAGCCAAGGAGCATCCGAGCAACATAGTACAAGCCTTGCTGCCTTTTGTAAAATCCTCACGTCCAATTGTAGTGTACAGCCAAAGTAAGGAGCTACTGATGGATCTGCATGTCGAACTTAAAACCAGTTCGAATGCCACAAATCTGCATTTAACTTCAAATTGGTTACGCTATTATCAAATATTACCAAATCGCACGCATCCGGAAGTGAATATGAATGGTAACAGTGGTTACCTATTGACTGGTTATACTATAGGTTAA
- the LOC105212080 gene encoding intraflagellar transport protein 52 homolog, with translation MSKGIICFDISKNERFQLADNYKMLHRKLKVNWKVEQSDGELKKERLQRVGIFVLAGPQDRFTEEEFQVLKEFVERGGKLWVLLGEGGEQDFNTNVNFFLEQYGIYINNDNVVRPHYYKNFHPKECIIGGGVVCESMWRQLIKQDIEKVDYDFSDEKYKIHFQYPYGATLNVSEPANVLLSTGPVVYPFNRPLAGYYVNEHGGKILAIGSGYMWHDKYLQNDKTNDALLEYFIQLLGGNEIQYTHLDFNDVEINDNKTFTDIAFIADLPKACLIDSIGGTETPADFKQMFDMAIYTLSNRLLKDVMTTYEQLNVKYEPLKIIKPQFEIPLPPLQLATFPPIFSEPAAPPLELYDLDEVFSAARTQLANMTSKCVQSIAAKDARRPLNARELENYIKECARITGIIHEHQDVQAREILNILARQIVSYKPYADE, from the exons atgtcaaaaggTATTATTTGCTTCGATATATCTAAAAATGAACGTTTCCAATTGGCGGATAACTACAAAATGTTGCATCGCAAACTGAAAGTGAATTGGAAGGTTGAACA AAGCGATGGTGAGCTGAAGAAAGAAAGACTGCAGCGTGTTGGTATCTTTGTGCTGGCCGGCCCACAGGATCGGTTCACCGAGGAAGAGTTTCAAGTGTTGAAGGAATTTGTGGAAAGGGGTGGCAAATTGTGGGTGCTGCTGGGTGAAGGTGGCGAACAGGACTTCAATACAAATGTCAACTTCTTTTTGGAGCAATAcggcatatacataaataacg ATAACGTTGTGCGCCCACATTACTACAAAAATTTCCATCCGAAGGAGTGTATTATCGGCGGTGGCGTAGTTTGCGAGTCCATGTGGCGTCAGCTAATCAAACAAGATATCGAGAAGGTCGATTATGATTTTAGTgatgagaaatataaaatacactTTCAATACCCATATGGCGCGACTCTAAATGTTTCTGAACCGGCGAATGTGCTATTAAGTACCGGACCTGTTGTTTATCCGTTTAACCG TCCGCTAGCTGGTTACTACGTTAACGAGCATGGTGGCAAAATACTCGCCATCGGCTCTGGCTACATGTGGCATGATAAGTATTTGcagaatgacaagacaaacgaTGCGCTGCTAGAATACTTCATACAACTTTTGGGCGGCAATGAAATACAATATACGCACTTGGATTTCAATGATGTGGAG ATCAACGACAACAAAACCTTCACCGACATCGCCTTCATCGCCGATTTACCAAAAGCTTGTCTCATAGATTCCATTGGCGGCACAGAAACACCCGCGGATTTCAAACAAATGTTCGACATGGCAATCTACACGCTAAGCAATCGGCTGCTGAAGGATGTAATGACGACATACGAACAGCTGAATGTCAAATATGAaccgttaaaaataattaaaccgCAATTTGAGATTCCATTGCCGCCGTTACAGCTAGCG ACTTTCCCACCCATCTTCAGCGAACCCGCCGCGCCGCCACTCGAACTCTACGACCTGGACGAGGTGTTCAGCGCTGCGCGCACTCAACTCGCCAATATGACAAGCAAATGTGTGCAGTCCATTGCGGCGAAGGATGCGCGTAGGCCGCTAAATGCACGTGAATTGGAGAATTACATAAAAGAGTGTGCGCGCATAACGGGCATCATACACGAGCATCAAGATGTGCAAGCGCGTGAGATACTCAATATACTAGCGCGGCAGATTGTTAGTTACAAGCCCTATGCGGATGAGTAG